One genomic region from Marinomonas maritima encodes:
- a CDS encoding urease subunit gamma → MELLPREKDKLLVFTAALLAERRLNRGLKLNYPEAMAFITMEIIEGARDGKTVAELMAYGKTVLSAEQVMDGVVELIHEVQVEATFPDGTKLVTVHNPIN, encoded by the coding sequence ATGGAACTCCTCCCAAGAGAAAAAGACAAGCTTCTGGTATTTACCGCTGCCTTGCTTGCCGAGCGTCGCTTGAATCGTGGCCTTAAATTGAATTACCCCGAAGCCATGGCGTTCATCACCATGGAGATTATCGAAGGCGCTCGCGATGGCAAAACCGTGGCGGAATTAATGGCATACGGCAAAACGGTATTAAGCGCGGAACAAGTGATGGACGGTGTGGTGGAGTTGATCCACGAAGTGCAGGTGGAAGCGACGTTCCCAGATGGTACTAAGTTAGTCACCGTCCACAACCCAATTAATTAA
- a CDS encoding GFA family protein — protein MIEIEVFPPYKGSCLCGAVKYSVDKIEKKMAHCHCTMCRKFHGAAFATFGEARAENFHWLSGKENLKEYLGVNGSKRLFCDNCGSSLVFISSNDSGECVEFSLGTLDSDIPNRPDAHIFMHYSACWNPVTDGLPQYSEGRGSAEKNKD, from the coding sequence ATGATTGAAATTGAAGTATTTCCACCATACAAGGGATCGTGTCTTTGCGGTGCAGTCAAATATTCTGTTGATAAAATCGAAAAGAAAATGGCTCACTGCCACTGCACAATGTGTCGAAAATTTCATGGCGCGGCGTTCGCGACCTTTGGTGAAGCTCGTGCAGAGAATTTTCATTGGCTATCGGGCAAAGAAAACTTGAAAGAGTATTTGGGCGTCAATGGCAGCAAGAGACTATTTTGTGATAACTGCGGTTCAAGCCTTGTCTTTATATCATCAAACGACAGCGGGGAGTGTGTAGAGTTTTCACTTGGAACTCTAGATTCAGATATACCAAACAGACCCGATGCCCATATATTCATGCATTATTCTGCTTGTTGGAATCCGGTGACAGACGGTTTGCCGCAATATTCAGAAGGCAGAGGCAGTGCCGAAAAAAATAAAGATTAA
- a CDS encoding LysR substrate-binding domain-containing protein, whose protein sequence is MLKLPNLNSLITFINAAQTGNFAKTAKALCITPAAVSQQIKQLESYVETSLFNRSKLGVELTQAGHQYLYFANQAIESLQRGQASLDQLKPQSIFTLHTLPSVASLWLMPKVLQIMEKHPDLEIRVEASHSTVDFSLSRCDASISFGKQDTSLNHDLLFQDDVHLVASPSLINGIAQGDLDALLEKPMIHIDWGDDNAFLPNWQDWLTAASYHNRQPNKGPQFNLSSMAIDAAIQGKGLLLGQGLFIQNALRTGQLVSLSDITLPLRKAYYLTYPDRTKNKDGAMGLIEWLKSERD, encoded by the coding sequence ATGTTGAAATTGCCCAATTTAAACAGCTTGATCACCTTTATCAATGCGGCACAAACCGGCAACTTTGCGAAAACCGCGAAGGCATTGTGCATAACGCCAGCCGCCGTCAGCCAACAAATAAAGCAGCTTGAATCGTATGTTGAGACATCGCTGTTTAACCGATCAAAACTGGGTGTAGAACTAACTCAGGCTGGTCATCAATATTTGTATTTTGCCAACCAAGCGATCGAAAGCCTGCAACGTGGACAAGCCAGTTTAGACCAATTAAAACCGCAATCTATTTTCACCTTACACACACTGCCATCGGTGGCGAGCTTGTGGCTAATGCCCAAAGTACTGCAAATAATGGAAAAGCACCCAGACCTAGAAATTCGTGTAGAAGCGAGTCATTCCACGGTGGATTTCAGCCTGAGCCGATGTGACGCGTCTATTAGCTTTGGTAAACAAGATACGTCCCTAAACCACGACTTACTTTTCCAAGACGACGTACACCTAGTTGCTAGCCCTTCTTTGATTAACGGAATAGCGCAGGGTGATTTAGATGCATTGCTTGAAAAACCAATGATTCATATTGACTGGGGAGACGACAACGCATTTCTACCCAACTGGCAAGACTGGCTAACCGCCGCGAGTTACCATAATCGACAACCCAACAAAGGTCCGCAATTTAACCTTTCCAGCATGGCCATCGACGCCGCCATACAAGGCAAAGGTCTACTACTCGGCCAAGGGTTATTCATCCAGAACGCATTGAGAACAGGACAACTCGTGTCACTCAGTGACATAACCTTGCCACTAAGAAAAGCCTACTACCTGACTTATCCAGATCGGACGAAAAATAAAGACGGAGCAATGGGACTGATAGAGTGGCTGAAGAGTGAAAGGGATTAA
- a CDS encoding urease subunit beta codes for MIPGEIQVAAGAIELNVGRKTVKIRVENTGDRPVQIGSHYHFYEVNPALSFDRDVSKGFRLNIASGTAVRFEPGQGREVELVEYAGTKTIYGFRGDVMGKLEGAE; via the coding sequence ATGATTCCAGGTGAAATTCAGGTAGCCGCTGGCGCTATTGAACTCAATGTGGGTCGCAAGACGGTGAAAATTCGTGTCGAAAATACCGGCGATCGCCCTGTGCAAATTGGCTCCCATTATCATTTCTACGAGGTGAATCCCGCTTTGTCTTTTGATCGCGACGTGAGTAAAGGTTTTCGCTTGAACATTGCCTCTGGCACGGCGGTGCGCTTTGAACCCGGCCAAGGCCGCGAAGTGGAACTAGTCGAATACGCTGGTACGAAAACCATTTATGGCTTTCGTGGTGACGTCATGGGCAAACTGGAAGGAGCAGAATAA
- a CDS encoding HalD/BesD family halogenase gives MSLSDLMNKAAYPIENNDFRAECKKTLAENGALVLPNFLNEKTIQAIIEEGEAKKSLAWFTQSTHNVYLTNVDPDYDAEHARNKQISSSKGCIIDDQIDPTSPLRQLYDAPLFREFLASVLDEDALYNYADNLSSINLHYASKGQELGWHFDNSSFAITLLIQKPESGGVFEYIENMRNADAGEMNYDGVSEVLAGQKKVKELAIEPGALVLFRGRNAIHRVTPTQGNTTRMLAVLAYNSQPGIALSEAASKTFYGRVN, from the coding sequence ATGTCATTATCAGATCTGATGAATAAAGCCGCCTACCCTATTGAAAACAATGACTTTAGAGCCGAGTGTAAAAAGACACTGGCAGAAAACGGTGCACTGGTTTTGCCAAATTTTCTGAATGAAAAAACCATTCAGGCCATCATAGAAGAAGGGGAAGCGAAGAAAAGTCTCGCTTGGTTTACCCAATCGACTCATAACGTTTACTTAACCAATGTTGACCCAGATTACGACGCTGAACACGCGAGAAACAAACAAATCAGTTCATCCAAAGGCTGCATTATCGATGACCAAATCGACCCAACATCGCCACTGAGACAGCTTTATGATGCGCCTTTGTTTCGAGAGTTTCTTGCGAGTGTATTGGACGAAGACGCGCTTTATAACTACGCCGATAATCTCTCGTCTATCAATTTACACTACGCCAGCAAAGGACAAGAACTCGGCTGGCATTTCGATAACTCGTCGTTTGCTATTACCTTGTTAATTCAAAAGCCAGAATCTGGCGGTGTGTTTGAATACATTGAAAACATGCGCAACGCCGACGCGGGTGAAATGAATTACGACGGCGTGAGCGAGGTGCTTGCAGGGCAGAAAAAAGTAAAAGAATTGGCGATCGAACCGGGTGCGCTGGTGTTATTTCGTGGGCGAAATGCGATACATCGAGTCACGCCAACGCAAGGTAATACAACTCGTATGTTGGCCGTACTTGCCTATAACTCACAACCCGGTATTGCACTTTCCGAAGCGGCCAGCAAAACTTTTTACGGTCGAGTGAATTAA
- a CDS encoding DUF3703 domain-containing protein translates to MRQKLKNAYCLEMDKAIRSYELNELDSAFHHLERAHILGQSYIIPHTKSHWWMLKVGFKKHNFREVFGQITRIIASVLFSKIWVPMGNTGGSNVNPLKPMPIPKDLKKILSK, encoded by the coding sequence ATGCGACAAAAACTAAAAAATGCTTACTGTTTAGAAATGGATAAAGCTATTCGTTCTTATGAGTTAAATGAGCTTGATTCTGCTTTTCATCATTTAGAACGAGCGCATATTCTTGGTCAGAGTTATATTATACCTCATACGAAATCCCACTGGTGGATGCTTAAAGTTGGTTTTAAGAAGCATAATTTTAGGGAAGTATTTGGGCAAATAACCAGAATAATAGCTTCCGTATTGTTTTCTAAAATTTGGGTTCCTATGGGAAATACAGGCGGATCCAACGTTAATCCATTGAAGCCAATGCCTATTCCCAAAGATTTAAAGAAAATTCTAAGTAAGTGA
- a CDS encoding tautomerase family protein has product MVITKNHSPIILGQCLLLSKRSKFMPIVTIQQSPGRSKEQKQLLIQRITEAFEEAYELPPEAITVFFQNFDDEHWGKAGKLHCDRK; this is encoded by the coding sequence GTGGTTATAACGAAAAATCACTCACCCATTATATTAGGTCAATGTTTACTACTATCTAAAAGGAGCAAGTTCATGCCAATAGTAACTATCCAACAATCTCCAGGTCGTAGCAAAGAGCAAAAACAATTATTGATTCAACGAATTACTGAAGCATTTGAAGAAGCCTATGAATTACCACCTGAAGCCATTACAGTATTTTTCCAAAACTTCGATGATGAGCATTGGGGCAAAGCGGGCAAATTGCACTGCGATAGAAAGTGA
- the urtA gene encoding urea ABC transporter substrate-binding protein: MKIKTLTSAIVLSGATLIALPALAAETIKVGVLHSLSGTMAISETTLKDTVLMMVDDQNKKGGLLGKKLEAVVVDPASNWPLFAEKGRELLTKEKVDVIFGSWTSVSRKSVLPVLEELNGLMFYPVQYEGEESSKNVFYTGAAPNQQAIPAVDYLMNDLGVERFVLAGTDYVYPRTTNKILEAYLKAKGVAAKDIMINYTPFGHSDWQSIVSDVKKFGSEGMKTAVVSTINGDANIPFYKELGNQGISAEDIPVVAFSVGEEELSGLDTKPLVGHLAAWNYFQSVETPENEAFIKAWKAYTKNPKRVTNDPMEATYIGFKMWANAVTQAGTTDVDAVEQAMIGQKTPNLTGGMAVMNKNHHLSKPVLIGEIQDNGQFEVVWETDGVVAGDAWSDFLPGSKDLISDWTAPIKCGNYNTKTKTCSGQNY, from the coding sequence ATGAAAATCAAAACGCTTACTTCTGCGATTGTGCTCTCTGGTGCAACGCTTATTGCACTTCCGGCATTGGCAGCAGAAACCATCAAGGTCGGTGTGTTGCACTCTTTGTCTGGCACCATGGCGATTTCCGAAACGACGCTGAAAGACACTGTCTTGATGATGGTTGATGATCAAAACAAAAAGGGCGGTTTGCTTGGCAAGAAGCTAGAAGCTGTTGTGGTTGACCCTGCGTCTAATTGGCCTTTGTTTGCTGAAAAAGGTCGTGAGCTTTTGACCAAAGAAAAAGTGGATGTGATTTTCGGTAGCTGGACGTCGGTTTCTCGTAAATCGGTTTTGCCTGTATTGGAAGAGTTGAACGGTTTGATGTTCTACCCAGTGCAATACGAAGGGGAAGAGTCGTCTAAAAACGTGTTCTACACAGGCGCGGCGCCAAACCAACAAGCCATTCCTGCGGTGGATTACTTGATGAACGATCTAGGCGTAGAGCGTTTTGTTCTCGCCGGAACCGATTATGTTTACCCGCGTACCACCAACAAAATTCTTGAAGCCTATCTAAAAGCCAAAGGCGTTGCCGCTAAAGACATCATGATCAATTACACGCCGTTCGGTCATTCTGATTGGCAGTCGATTGTTTCTGATGTGAAAAAATTCGGCAGCGAAGGTATGAAAACTGCGGTGGTTTCCACCATCAACGGTGACGCCAACATTCCTTTCTACAAAGAATTGGGTAACCAAGGTATTTCAGCAGAAGACATTCCTGTGGTGGCGTTCTCTGTGGGTGAAGAAGAGCTTTCTGGTTTAGACACTAAGCCGTTGGTTGGTCATTTGGCCGCTTGGAACTATTTCCAAAGCGTTGAAACACCTGAAAACGAAGCCTTCATTAAAGCGTGGAAAGCGTATACCAAGAATCCAAAACGTGTAACGAACGACCCGATGGAAGCGACTTACATCGGTTTCAAAATGTGGGCGAACGCGGTGACTCAAGCGGGTACAACGGACGTTGATGCGGTTGAGCAAGCGATGATCGGTCAGAAAACCCCCAACCTAACGGGCGGCATGGCGGTGATGAACAAAAACCATCATTTGAGCAAGCCGGTTCTGATTGGCGAGATTCAAGACAACGGTCAATTTGAAGTGGTTTGGGAAACTGACGGTGTGGTTGCCGGTGATGCTTGGTCTGATTTTCTACCCGGTTCGAAAGATCTGATCTCAGATTGGACAGCGCCGATCAAGTGCGGTAACTACAACACGAAAACCAAAACTTGTTCAGGCCAAAACTATTAA
- a CDS encoding urease accessory protein UreD — translation MNNKHNLALADNISLQPVPPVEAPASEWHAFLTLGFCQTTRGTVLKTCDHKGPLYVQKPFYPEGRDTAHVYLLHPPGGLVSGDRLTITANLAENTQVLITTPGAGRVYRARKDKTLQHQVTQLNVAKNSLMEWLPQETILYPNAHTRLENCIDLADNAKFIGWEITCFGLPANKEDFGKGHAEQGFQIRQNGRLKVRERLVIDDNSRAIFSAKAGLDGKPINGLMIAGPFESTEPSHSVNHDELIDKLRQHCTQHGSLSGVSMVGEYILVRSLHDDSEQVKQLFIQCWRDIRPALMSKESNEPRIWST, via the coding sequence ATGAATAATAAACATAACCTTGCTTTGGCAGACAATATCTCTCTACAACCCGTGCCACCGGTGGAAGCGCCAGCGTCCGAGTGGCATGCGTTTCTGACCTTGGGCTTTTGTCAAACAACTCGCGGTACCGTATTGAAAACCTGTGATCACAAAGGGCCTTTGTATGTGCAAAAGCCTTTTTATCCTGAAGGTCGAGACACGGCGCACGTCTATTTATTGCATCCACCGGGTGGCTTGGTATCGGGTGATCGCCTCACGATTACCGCAAATCTAGCTGAAAACACACAGGTTTTAATCACAACTCCGGGCGCTGGTCGTGTTTATCGTGCCCGGAAAGATAAAACCCTGCAACATCAAGTGACGCAATTAAACGTCGCTAAAAATAGCCTGATGGAATGGTTACCACAAGAAACCATTCTTTACCCTAACGCCCATACTCGCCTTGAAAACTGCATTGATCTGGCTGACAACGCCAAGTTCATCGGTTGGGAAATTACTTGCTTTGGCTTGCCAGCGAACAAAGAAGATTTTGGCAAAGGCCACGCAGAGCAAGGCTTTCAAATACGTCAAAACGGTCGTCTTAAAGTCCGTGAACGTTTGGTGATTGATGATAACAGCCGAGCTATTTTTTCAGCTAAAGCAGGACTCGATGGCAAACCGATTAATGGCTTGATGATTGCGGGGCCGTTTGAATCGACGGAACCTTCTCATTCAGTCAATCACGACGAATTAATCGACAAGCTGCGCCAGCACTGTACCCAGCATGGGTCATTAAGTGGCGTAAGCATGGTAGGCGAGTACATCTTAGTTCGCAGCCTTCATGATGATTCGGAACAAGTGAAACAGCTATTTATCCAGTGCTGGCGAGATATTCGTCCAGCATTAATGAGCAAAGAATCCAATGAACCGAGAATTTGGTCGACCTAA
- the urtE gene encoding urea ABC transporter ATP-binding subunit UrtE, whose translation MISINNVDQLYGGTQILWGLDLEIETGSITCIMGRNGVGKTTLLKAIMGLLPIKNGEITMEGAALNKQSAEKRAYLGIGYVPQGRDIFPMLTVEENLRIGLPVRGKRMKDSPKGSPKEIPEKIFELFPVLKDMLHRRGGDLSGGQQQQLAIGRALVLEPSVLILDEPNEGIQPNIVKQIGDVILKLNKEEGLTVILVEQKLGFARRVGKEFRLMEKGRIVAADKMENLNDTLIKQYLAV comes from the coding sequence ATGATTTCAATTAACAATGTCGATCAGCTCTATGGTGGAACACAGATTCTTTGGGGTTTGGATTTAGAGATAGAAACCGGTTCGATAACCTGCATCATGGGTCGTAATGGTGTGGGTAAAACCACCTTATTGAAAGCCATCATGGGCTTGCTGCCAATCAAAAATGGCGAGATCACTATGGAAGGCGCCGCGTTAAATAAGCAAAGCGCAGAAAAGCGCGCTTATTTAGGCATTGGTTACGTTCCTCAAGGGCGCGATATTTTCCCTATGTTAACGGTTGAAGAAAACCTGCGCATTGGTTTACCGGTTCGTGGCAAGCGCATGAAAGACAGTCCGAAAGGTTCTCCAAAAGAAATCCCAGAAAAAATCTTTGAACTCTTTCCTGTATTAAAAGACATGCTACATCGTCGTGGTGGCGATTTGTCCGGCGGACAGCAACAGCAACTGGCGATTGGTCGTGCCTTGGTTTTGGAGCCCAGCGTGTTGATTTTGGACGAGCCAAACGAAGGTATCCAGCCCAACATTGTTAAACAAATTGGCGATGTCATTCTAAAGCTCAATAAAGAAGAAGGCCTCACCGTTATCTTGGTGGAGCAAAAATTGGGCTTTGCACGTCGTGTCGGTAAGGAATTTCGTCTGATGGAAAAGGGACGCATTGTGGCGGCGGACAAAATGGAAAATCTTAACGATACTTTGATTAAGCAGTATTTGGCGGTCTAG
- the urtD gene encoding urea ABC transporter ATP-binding protein UrtD, with amino-acid sequence MSTLASNSLAFNTLDNTREFFRRDQVWPFLAPEQAAVNVDNKMILYVEDLNLSFDGFKALNNLNLYINDGELRCLIGANGAGKTTLMDVITGKTQCDSGTVFFGQNHNLLNKDEAEIAQLGIGRKFQKPTVFEEQTVFDNLELSLKTDKRVLPTLFSRLTPTQIDRIDDVLKTIGLAKHRFMLAGALSHGQKQWLEIGMLLVAEPRLLLIDEPVAGMTAQETERTAELLTSLAGERTVIVVEHDMEFVRSIARTVTVLHQGSVLAEGTMDQIQSNKDVIEVYLGEEAAGEEIA; translated from the coding sequence ATGAGCACTTTAGCTTCTAACTCATTAGCTTTTAATACCTTAGACAATACTCGTGAATTCTTTCGTCGCGATCAGGTATGGCCATTTTTGGCACCAGAGCAAGCTGCCGTCAATGTCGACAATAAGATGATTCTCTACGTGGAAGATTTGAACCTGAGCTTCGACGGCTTTAAGGCGCTAAACAACCTTAACCTTTATATCAACGACGGTGAATTGCGTTGTTTGATTGGCGCCAATGGCGCAGGTAAAACCACTTTGATGGACGTTATTACCGGCAAAACTCAGTGCGATTCAGGTACGGTTTTCTTTGGGCAAAATCACAATTTATTGAACAAAGACGAAGCCGAAATTGCTCAGCTTGGTATCGGCCGTAAATTCCAAAAGCCCACGGTATTTGAAGAGCAAACCGTGTTCGACAATTTGGAGCTGTCGCTGAAAACCGACAAGCGTGTATTGCCGACTTTATTCTCGCGACTAACACCAACGCAAATTGACCGAATTGACGACGTACTAAAAACCATCGGCTTAGCAAAGCATAGATTCATGTTGGCGGGCGCCTTGTCTCATGGTCAAAAACAATGGTTAGAAATTGGCATGTTGCTGGTGGCTGAGCCAAGACTTTTGTTAATCGATGAACCCGTGGCGGGCATGACAGCGCAAGAAACCGAACGCACGGCGGAATTACTGACGTCTTTAGCAGGCGAACGCACGGTGATTGTGGTCGAACACGATATGGAGTTTGTGCGCAGCATTGCGCGCACCGTGACGGTTTTGCATCAGGGTTCTGTGTTGGCCGAAGGCACCATGGACCAGATTCAAAGCAATAAAGACGTGATTGAAGTGTACCTTGGAGAAGAAGCGGCGGGAGAAGAAATAGCATGA
- the urtC gene encoding urea ABC transporter permease subunit UrtC codes for MTRLMKYFSEGRTSGKHTLPFVVILLGVTILASAANLFLPADSALYVSTYTITLLGKYLCYAMLALAVDIIWGYCGILSLGHGAFFALGGYAMGMYLMRQIGDRGVYGNPLLPDFMVFLDWKELPWFWLGMDHFWFAMLMAVVVPGLLAFVFGWLAFRSRVTGVYLSIMTQALTYALLLAFFRNEMGFGGNNGLTDFKEILGFSLQADSTRVGLFLITAILLAVIFVVSQKILSSRLGKVVLAIRDSESRSRFIGYRTDRYKVWLFVYSAVIAGIAGALYVPQVGIINPGEFSPINSIEMVIWVAVGGRGTLIGAVIGALLVNYAKTRFTAIMPDAWLFALGAMFVLVTLYLPKGLMGLYGQLMSKRRTANNSNNTEESQA; via the coding sequence ATGACTCGTCTTATGAAGTATTTTTCGGAAGGGCGCACGTCTGGCAAGCACACGCTGCCATTTGTGGTGATCTTATTGGGCGTGACGATACTCGCGTCGGCAGCGAATTTGTTTTTACCTGCAGACTCCGCGCTGTACGTCAGCACTTACACCATCACTTTATTGGGTAAATATTTATGCTACGCCATGTTGGCGCTGGCGGTGGATATTATTTGGGGCTATTGCGGCATATTGAGTTTGGGTCACGGGGCATTTTTCGCCTTAGGCGGTTACGCGATGGGCATGTATTTAATGCGTCAAATAGGTGACCGTGGCGTATACGGAAATCCATTGTTACCTGACTTTATGGTGTTTTTGGATTGGAAAGAATTGCCGTGGTTTTGGCTTGGAATGGATCACTTTTGGTTCGCCATGTTGATGGCGGTTGTCGTACCAGGGTTATTGGCCTTTGTGTTTGGTTGGTTGGCGTTTCGTTCCCGCGTGACAGGCGTTTACCTTTCTATTATGACGCAAGCCTTAACCTACGCTTTGTTGCTGGCGTTTTTCCGCAACGAAATGGGCTTTGGCGGCAACAATGGTTTGACCGATTTTAAAGAAATCCTTGGTTTTAGTTTGCAAGCCGATAGCACGCGGGTTGGTTTGTTTCTGATTACCGCGATCTTGCTGGCAGTAATCTTTGTCGTGAGTCAGAAAATTTTATCGTCTCGTCTGGGCAAAGTGGTGTTGGCGATTCGTGACTCGGAATCTCGCTCGCGCTTTATCGGCTACCGAACTGACCGTTATAAGGTGTGGTTGTTTGTGTATTCCGCCGTGATTGCAGGTATTGCGGGAGCCTTGTATGTACCACAAGTTGGCATTATTAACCCAGGCGAATTTTCACCGATCAACTCTATCGAGATGGTGATTTGGGTCGCCGTGGGTGGTCGTGGCACCTTGATTGGCGCGGTGATCGGCGCCTTGTTGGTGAACTACGCGAAAACTCGTTTCACGGCGATTATGCCAGACGCTTGGTTGTTCGCCTTGGGCGCGATGTTTGTTCTGGTCACCTTGTATTTACCAAAAGGTTTGATGGGGCTCTACGGACAACTTATGTCAAAACGTCGTACTGCTAATAATTCAAACAATACTGAGGAGTCGCAAGCATGA
- the urtB gene encoding urea ABC transporter permease subunit UrtB yields the protein MTLRRITLRRITLRHCMALCCCLFGLFSLPSFAVESTSLDPLLADLAEAKISKMVPILDKIEKASDETVLPLFRTLLNGNLYYIKSTKQVVGQFDANGDTFYKDVFTGQANPTLTKRDVKKIRVNNTLRGYLRNAIARIQLTSKNPSVRESAVRELLSKLDDDTIGILERLYPNETNKKVKHAMGLALAMNTASQTKLAVSNRIAAIDTLADSLENDVRNLLTTLSNDENPAIQSASNAALDTIAQRANRFAFVDQLFFGLSLGSVLLLASIGLAITFGVMGVINMAHGEMIMLGAYTTYVVQLIMPNYIDYSIWVAIPAAFLVSGLMGVLIERLVIRHLHGRPLETLLATFGISLILQQLVRTIFSPLNRQVSTPSWMSGSWEINPVLSLTLNRLYILAFALFVFMALVIILKKTSLGLNVRAVSQNRNMAKAMGVKTNWVDAMTFGLGSGIAGIAGVALSQLTNVGPNLGQAYIIDSFMVVVFGGVGNLLGTLVAAFTLGIATKFLEPTTGAVLAAIIVLVFIILFIQKRPKGLFPQKGRAAE from the coding sequence ATGACCTTGAGACGTATCACCTTGAGACGTATTACCTTGAGACATTGCATGGCACTGTGTTGCTGTCTTTTTGGGCTCTTTTCCCTTCCTAGTTTTGCCGTGGAATCCACGTCTCTTGATCCTTTGTTAGCCGACTTGGCCGAGGCGAAAATCAGTAAAATGGTGCCTATTTTAGACAAAATAGAAAAAGCCTCCGACGAAACCGTATTGCCGCTTTTTCGCACCTTATTAAACGGCAATTTGTATTATATTAAATCGACTAAGCAGGTCGTTGGGCAGTTCGATGCAAACGGCGACACCTTTTATAAAGACGTTTTTACGGGGCAAGCCAATCCTACGCTGACCAAACGAGACGTCAAAAAAATCCGTGTGAACAACACATTGCGCGGCTACTTACGCAACGCTATTGCGCGCATTCAATTAACGTCTAAAAATCCCAGCGTACGCGAAAGCGCTGTACGTGAGCTGTTGTCTAAATTAGACGACGATACGATCGGCATTTTAGAACGCCTTTATCCGAACGAGACCAACAAAAAAGTCAAACACGCCATGGGCTTAGCGTTGGCAATGAATACTGCGTCGCAAACGAAATTGGCGGTTTCGAATCGCATTGCGGCCATCGATACCTTGGCAGACAGCTTAGAAAACGACGTTCGAAACCTCTTAACCACACTCTCTAATGACGAAAATCCAGCCATTCAAAGCGCATCGAATGCGGCTTTAGACACTATCGCACAAAGAGCCAATCGCTTTGCCTTTGTCGATCAGTTGTTCTTTGGGTTGAGCTTGGGTTCTGTGCTCTTGTTAGCGTCGATTGGTTTGGCGATTACCTTTGGTGTCATGGGCGTGATCAACATGGCCCACGGCGAGATGATTATGCTTGGCGCTTACACGACGTATGTTGTGCAGCTGATCATGCCGAACTACATCGATTATTCGATTTGGGTGGCGATTCCAGCGGCATTTTTGGTGTCTGGTTTGATGGGTGTGTTGATCGAACGTTTGGTGATTCGTCATTTGCATGGTCGACCATTGGAAACGCTGTTGGCTACGTTCGGTATCAGTTTGATCTTGCAGCAGCTAGTACGAACCATTTTTTCCCCGCTTAACCGTCAAGTATCAACACCGAGCTGGATGAGCGGTTCTTGGGAAATAAACCCAGTGTTGTCACTGACGTTAAACCGTTTGTACATCTTGGCGTTTGCTTTGTTTGTCTTTATGGCTTTAGTGATTATTTTGAAAAAAACCTCTCTTGGCTTAAACGTTCGAGCTGTCTCGCAAAACCGCAACATGGCCAAAGCCATGGGCGTGAAAACCAACTGGGTCGATGCGATGACCTTCGGTTTGGGTTCTGGTATCGCGGGTATTGCCGGTGTGGCGTTAAGCCAATTAACCAACGTGGGACCGAACTTGGGTCAGGCTTACATTATCGACTCTTTCATGGTCGTGGTGTTTGGCGGCGTGGGTAACCTATTGGGAACATTAGTGGCGGCCTTTACGCTGGGTATCGCGACGAAGTTCTTAGAACCAACCACGGGGGCAGTACTCGCGGCCATTATTGTATTGGTGTTTATTATTCTCTTTATTCAAAAACGTCCTAAAGGACTCTTTCCACAAAAAGGGAGGGCGGCAGAATGA